The window CACATCAGCAAAGGGCTGCAAAAGACCAAACGGACCAACACGGTTCGGACCAATACGATGCTGGATAGCCGCTGCAATGCGTCGTTCTGACCACACTGTTAGGACGACGCCAAGTATGATGGTAACGATAAGCGTAAGCCCAAGCAAAATGCGTTGCGTAAGGTCGAGTGTGATGGTAGCAAAATGAAAAAGCAGTAAAACAGGATACAGCATAAACCTTGCACAGTTAGAGTAGCTGAAGAGACCCCCAGCCAAGCAGTACGAATATAAGAAAGAAGACAGGCACTACAGTCCTGCCACTTTGAGCACAAAAAGTATGTAGATGATAAGGAAAAGCACCCCTTCCCAGCGGGAGATGTTCTTGTAAGACGCTAAAAGGTAGAAAAGCAGAGTACCAGCAGCAAAGACTGGCAACGGCAGGCGTAAAAGCTCAGGTGGAACATGAATGGCGCCAACGATTGACGCAATGCCTGAAATCGCCAGTGAGTTAAAGATGCAGGAACCTAAGATGTTGCCCACCGCAATATCACCCTTATCTTGCATAGCTGCTGTGGCGCTGACCACTACTTCTGGCAAGGTCGTGCCAATAGAGAGCACCGTAACGGAGATAATTGCTTTGCTCACGCCAATCCCTTCGGCAACATGTTCCAGCGCCTCAATGGTGTAGTTGGCGCCAAAGTAAATAAGGACTGCGCTCAGCACAAGAATTAGCACATCTTTTTTGCTAACCGTAGAGCGTGCTTGTCCGGCTTCAGCCGGTTGATCAAGCAAGATGTCTTTTTCTGTGTCGCTTTCCCGAAAAAGGTAAAACATATATGCTAGGTAGGCTGCTAATCCTAATACGCCTTCGCTGAGTGTAACGGTGCCATCCAGCATCATCAGCGAGAGGAGAAACACTGCGCCCATCATGTAGTTGAGGTCAATTAAGATGTAGGCGTCGCCCAGTTGAATAGTTTGCTTAGAGAAGAGAGCCGCAACAGCTAAGACGAAAAAGAGATTAGAGACAGATGCGCCAATTACGTTTCCTGCTACAATTTCAGAGGCGTCTTTGATTACTGCGACGATTGCAGCAATCAACTCGGGGAGCGATGTGCCAATAGCGACAATAATGACACCCACAGCAAAGCGTGACATTCCGAATGCAAGGCCGACCACTTCTGCAGCAACTGTGAAAAAACGGGCAGCCGTGATAAGCGTGGCAAGACTCAGTACAAAAATGACACTCCACAGTAGGATTTCGCTCATTGCTGTATCTTCGTGGCTGGTTTTTTCAGTGCAAAATACCACAACTTCTTAGTTTGGAACAATGACACGCTTTAACTTACGAGACGAGCTGCCGCTGCAATATGCTACACCCAAAAGCTGGGCAGAGCGCGTGCTGCAAAACCCCTTAGAACTGCTTTATGACCATGCCTACTTGGAGCGAAAAGCGGCAACGAATGCTTTAGACCTTTTGAACCGATGGGTTGAACCAGCTTGCCCGCATCAGTGGGTTCAAACGCTCTCGCATCTTGCACAAGATGAAACATCGCATCTCTACATCGTTTCGCAACTCATTGCGCGCCGCAGTGGCACATTGCCGCGCACGCACCGCAACCTATATGCCCGTGACCTGCGCAGTGCCGTGCGAACAGGGCAAGGCAGGAATGAAGTTTTGGATAGGCTGCTGGTTGCCGCGCTCATTGAGGCACGCTCCTGCGAGCGATTCTGGCTCTTAGCTGAAGTGGCAACGGATAAGGACTTGCAGCAGCTTTACCGCAATTTGTTCGCATCGGAAGCAGGGCACTTCAAAACCTTTCTCAAGCTGGCTGAAATGATTGCAGACAGCGAAAGCGTGCAAAACCGATGGCAAGAACTTTTGCGCCTTGAGGCAGAGCTGATTCAAGCACAACCAGTGCAACCGACGCTGCATAGCGGTGTCTAAGAATAAGCAGCGCAGCAACTCAAACAATGAAAACAGACAAGCTTGCCTACCTGTGGCTTCAAGAAATGCCAGAAGGACTGTTTGCACTCATTGGACGTGACAAGCGCGATGCGCAGAACTATGAGTTTAGGTCGGTTGAGGTCAAAGAGCTATCGGCACGCCTCGACGGCGTATTGCTGCCAAAGCAAACAGACCTGACATACTTCGTGGAATTTCAGTTCCAGCGCGATAACACCTTTTATGCACGGTTCTACGCCCAGACACTGGTCTATCTCAGGCAACACCATATCACGAAGTGGCACGCAGTTATCATTTACCCAACAAAAAGTGCAGAGCAAGAATCAAATGAGGGATACGAGGAACTGCTTGCTGAGACGCGCACAACGCGCATATATTTGGACAAACTACCAAGCGCAGGTGAATTAGATGCAGCAGTTGGCGCGTTCAAACTGGTTGTCGAGCCAGATGCAAAAGCGGCAGAGTCTGCACGCAAGTTAATTGAACGCGCGCCAGAGAAGCTGGATTTCATTGAAAAAGTATTGTTCTACAAGTTTAAAAACTTAACGCGAAAGGAGATCTTGAAAATGCTGGGCATTAGAGAAGAGTTTGAGGAGGAGTTGAAAAAGACTCGTGCTTACCAAGAAATTTTAGCGGAAGGCAGAGAAGAAGGGCGAAAAATAGGTTTGAAAGAGGGTCGAGAAGAAGGACTGCAACAAGGGCTGCAACAAGGGCTGCAACAAGGGCTGCAACAAGGGCTGCAACAAGGGCTGCAACAAGGGCTGCAGCAAGGGTTACAGCAGGGAGCTTTGCAAGCAAAGCTTGAGATGATTCCATTTCTGCGTGAGTTGGGTCTTAGTGACGAAGTGATTGCCAATCGCTTAAACCTCTCACTTGAGACAGTAAGGTCAGTCTAGCAGCCGTAACCTTGTGCGATACTCTGTAATAGGGTGACTCCTCTGACCGAAGAATCTGCTTCACATCAAAGACGATGGTGAGTTGGTAATTTGCTTAGAGCTGAACTCGCTTCGGTAGCAAGAGCAGGCTCTACAAAGGTAAGCCAACCACGTGTGTCATTGCCGCGTTTGATAATATCGTAGTATCGTGCCTGCAAAAGCTTTGTAATCTCACCACGCTCACCTGTGCCGATTTTGTATCGGTCAATAGAGCGAATAGGGGTAATCTCAGCAGCTGTGCCTGTCATAAATACTTCGTCGGCAACATAGAGACTTTCACGAGAAATAAGGGTTTCCTTGACTTCAATACCCTGCTCACGTGCAAGTTCAATGACGGCACGCCGTGTAATGCCAGGTAGAATAGATTGAGCGGTGAGTGGGGTATAAATGATGCCATCACGCACCAGAAAGATATTTTCGCCACTGCCTTCTGCCACATAGCCGTTGATATCTAGTGCAATACCCTCAGCATACCCATCTGCCAGCGCTTCCATTTTGATAAGTTGAGAGTTGAGGTAGTTGCCGCCGGCTTTGGCGCTGGTTGGTATCGTGTTCGGTGCAAGGCGACGCCACGACGAGACACAGACATCAACCCCTTCTTCCCATGCGTTGTCGCCCAGATAACTACCCCATTCCCAAACAGCAATCGCAACATCTACATTGGATTTAAGCGGATTGACCCCCAGAGCACCCTCACCACGAAAAACCAGCGGACGAATATAGCAAGAGCTGACGCCGTTGGCACGAATGGTCTCCAAAATCGCCTCGCGAAGTTCCAGTTGCGTGAAAGGAATTTCTGTGCGGTAAATTTTGGCAGAGTCGTAGAGCCGACGCAGATGTTCTTTGAGGAAGAGTACAGCAGAGCCTTTTTCCGTTTCATAGCAGCGAATTCCCTCGAAGACCGATGAGCCATAGTGCAAGACGTGCGAAAGAACGTGAACTTTGGCATCATCCCAGTCGACAAGGCGACCGTTCATCCAGATTTTTTCAAGCTTTCGCATATTGGTTCCCTGCTGGAAAAGTATATTACGGCGCTACGACCTCTTTTAACTGTCTGGACTGTCTGGCAAAGCGCCAGTTACCGTGCTGAAAATAGAAAAAAAACAAGAACTTCAACGACATTTTCTAATGCAGAGTCGCTATTTTGCCTAGCAAGCGCCGAAAAGCTTTTTAAGCAAGATATTGTGCTTTACTTAGTTTTTCAAGAAAAAAACTAATTTTTCCTAAAAAACTTAGCTCTCTAACTGAATGACGCTCTGTGCCGCTTGCCGCCTGTTCATTTTGCTATCTATTCTGTATGCACCACTAATTTTCGCTGATAGTTGGAAAGGCTATGCCATCTTAGGCGATGGTAAAATTTGTGGTGCGTATTCTGATGATGAGCGCATTACGTCCGTAACCAAACGGCATGGGCTGCATAGCCTCTACTTTCAGAATTTTACTGCAAGCTATGTCAGCTCAACACTCTACACGCTTTTAGACCGAGCAGGCGCAATTATTCCAAATCGTCCCTTAGACGGCAGTGAAGTGCTCACAAAAACTGGGCTGGTTAATTTGGCAGTAAAGCCAAGTGCAGTTCAGCCTGATGTGGTAGAGGCTGCAAACTTCTTTACCTCTGGCACGCGCTCGTTTTTAGCTGATGGGACAGTAAAAAAACTGGCTGTCTTCTGCCATCCTGAAGATGCGATTATCTTTGAGCTAAGCGAAGAAACTTTGGGCAAGAGTGCGACGCTACGACAGTTCCAAATCGTGCTTAACATTGAGCCGCAAGCGGCACAAACCGTTTCATTTCAGCGGACTTACACAAAAGGCAACATTCTCTTTGCACGCTGGTCTAATAACACGATGCTTGGCATTACGGTGCTGGAAAGCGCATCGGGAGCAAAACCAGTGATGTCGGGTCGTGCAACCGTCGTAGTTCGCGACCGAGTCTACGCAAAAGCACTGCGCGTTGCCATCATCGCAGGCCTGTCCGAAATCGATATAGAGCAAAAAAATATCTCTCTGCGCAAAAAGAGCGATGTAACCAAAGATGCGGAAACATACTGGAATAACTGGCTATCCGAAGGCAAAATACCGTATGGCATACCTGAAAGCTATCTCGAAATGTTCAAGCGCAATCTATATGCCATAAAAGCGGCAACCCTAAATGGGCAAGTGCCTGCTGACTTGTCAGGATACTATGTCGCAAACGGTATGCCGCAGATATATCCAAGAGATGCGATGATGGTCGCGCGAGTTTTTCTTCAAACCCGTCATTACGCTGAGGCGCGCAGTATCATTCGCTTCTGGTCAAGCTCAAATGTGCCAATGAAAAATGGTAGTGAGTGGTATGCAAAGTATGATGCACTGCTGCGCCCGACTAATGAAGGTTTTGGAGTCAAATCTGATGAACCGCACTGGGACCTCAACTGCTACTTCATCAAACTTGTTGATGAGTATCGCTTGCTGCGAAAAGAGCGAGAATACCTTGTCTCCAATGAATTTCTCTACCGCTTGGCAGATTTTATCGTGAGCAACATAGACGAAAATGGCTTGCTGTATGAAGCAGGACGAAAAGAGTGGCGTGGCTATCTGCCACTCACGAATATGGTCAGCGCATTAGCACTGCGCACAGTAGCAGCCGTAGCCGATGAGTTTGCAGACTACGCACGAGCCCAGCACTACCGTGATGTATCGGCACGCATTAGCGCTGCCCTCCCTAAGCTGATAGATTCTTCACGACAAATCTACACCAACCTTCGCCTATTCGGTCCAAGATTGCAGTCTATTTCTTCGTTGCCCCAGTTGCGTTTTTGGGACACGTTCGTGAACTTGGGTGCAGTCTGGGGATACCCCAATCATCCTGCGCTGGTCAAAACCAATGAGTTTTTTCTGCAAGCAGCGCGGGGCGAGAAAGGAGGGCTGCGGTATCTTGAAAAGCTCAGCGTCGGAGGCGATGTAGGGTATGCACCCGAGTATAGCGATGTCTTCATTACGGCGACGGCTGTAGCGGCGCATTACCAAGCGCTCAATCAGAATCTGGATCAAGCACAGAAGATGCTAAACTGGCTCTGGAGTAATCGCAACAGCTACGGCCTGATGCCTGAACGCTTGTCCGTGTCGGGCACAGCGGTAGGCGAAGCGTCCCCACACTTGTGGAGCTGTGCCGAAACCGTTGCAGCTATCTGGGCGTTTTTCAAAGCTAAGAGCCCAGTAGCTGATCCCGATTAACGCTTAACCTCAACCAACAAGATATGCCCGAAGTAAAAACAGACGCAGGCATTCGTAAAGCGATTATTATGGCAGGTGGATTTGGCACAAGGCTGCGACCGCTCACCATTAACATTCCCAAGCCACTTGTGCCAATGATGCAAAAACCAATGATGCATCACATCACCAATCTGCTAAAAGCGCACGGCGTGAAAGAAATTACAGCGCTGCTTTACTTCCAGCCTGATGCAATCCGCAACTACTTCGGTGATGGACGCAAGTTCGGTGTAAAGATGAACTACATTCAGTCTGATGCAGACTACGGCACTGCTGGCAGCGTCCGCAATGCATATGAGTTTATTGATGAACGCTTCATCGTGATTTCGGGCGATGTGCTAACAGACTTTGACCTGAGCAAAGCCTTAGACTTTCACATCAAGCGCAATGCTAAAGCCACGATGATTCTGACACGCGTCAAGAACCCGTTAGCCTTTGGCGTAGTCATCACAGAAAAAGATGGACGCGTGTCACGCTTCCTTGAAAAACCGTCATGGGGAGAGGTCTTCAGCGATACCATCAACACAGGCATCTACATTTTGGAGCGAGAAGTGATGGACTGGATTCCCTACCGTGAAGAGTATGACTTCTCAAAAGACCTCTTCCCCAAGATGCTACGCGAAAACTTGGGACTCTACGGCTACATCGCTGAGGGGTACTGGCGCGATGTAGGCACTTTACCTGAGTATCAAGAAGCGCATTTGGATTGCTTGCATGGTCGTGTCAATCTGGATTTTTACGAAGGCTACGAGAAAATCACCAGCGGCATTTACATACACAAAACAGTCAAAATTGACCTCGATGCGGTCAAGCTCACAGGCAGCGTGCTAATTGGTAAAGGTGCAAAAATTGGTCGGGGCGTGTCGCTGCACAATAGCGTAATTGGTGAAAATGTGAGCATCGGTGATGGCGCATCGCTGAACAAAACAGTCGTTTGGAACGATACTACAATTGGCAAACATACAGCGATTCACCTTGCTGTAATTTGCAGTGGAGTTCGAATTGGCAATGATGTCAAAATTGAGGAGCAAGTTTTTATTGCTGACAAGTGCGTGATTGGCGATGGCGCAACAATTCGTTCCTCTATCAAAATCTGGCCTGAGAAAGAAATTGAAGCAGGAGCGATTCTGACACAAAGCCTCATTTGGGAGTCGAAGTGGTCACGGGAGCTATTTACTGCATCACGTATCACGGGTTTAGCGAATATTGAAATCAGCCCTGAGTTTGCCGCAAAAATTGGCGCTGCGTTTGGCACGATTCTCCCCGAAGGCGCAACGGTTACAGTGAGCCGTGATGTCGATAACGTGTCGCGAATGGTAAATCGCGCACTCATTGCTGGCTTGCTTTCAGCGGGCATTTCGGTCAATGATTTGCAAGCAACGCCCATTCCGATTACGCGGCATCGCTTGAAAAATAGTGCAGAATTTGGCGGTGTGCATGTGCGTAAGTCACCCTTCGACAAAAAGCTCTGCGACCTCATTTTTTTTGACAAGGGCGGAAGAGATTTACCGCCTGCTAAAACTAAAAGCATTGAGCGTACCTTTTTTGGTGAGGACTACCGCCGAGCTTCCTTCGACAAGGTAGGAAAACTGAACTTTCCTGAGCGCGCCTTGGAGAGCTACACGGATAGTTTCCTCAAATCCATTGACATTGAAGCCATCAAAAAGTCGCGCCTGCGCGTCGCAATTGACTACTCATATGGGGCAGCCGCGACGATTTTTCCGAGCATTATCGGCAGTTTCGGCGTCGATGTCATCTCTCTGAATGCATTTTTAGACCCAAGTAAATTCACGCGAACTGCTGAGGAATTTTTTGCGGCTGCAGAACGGCTCTCCGAAGTGGTGGTGTCGCTGGGTTACGACATTGGCTTTATGCTCGACGGCGGCGCAGAGCGAATTCATGTCGCAGACGAAAAGGGTAATTTCTTGGAGCATCAAAGACTGCTGACGCTCATTACCTACCTCTATCTTGAAGTCTATCCAGAAACAAAGAAAATTGCCGTGCCGATAACCGCCTCAATGGAAGTTGATGACATTTGCCGAGAGCGCAATGTGCAAGTCGTGCGCACAGGTGACAGCCACTCGGAGCTGATGCGCGCAGTAACGGCAGACCCTGAAATTGGCTTTGTGGGCGGCACGAAAGGCGGTTTCATTTTCCCAAAGTTTCTTTTCGCGGTCGATGGAATGTTCTCGGCTGCCAAGATTATGGAACTCATCGCAAAGTCCAAAACACGCATTGGCGAGCTGGCTGCAAGAATGCCAGAACGCTATTTCCTTGTCAAGCGCAATGTAGCATGCCCTAAGGATTTGAAAGGCAAAGTGATGCGCAAAATTATGGAAGACACCGCTGAGCATTACCGCGTGCTGATTGATGGTGTCAAAATCATCTACGACAACGAAACTTCACTTCTGCTCTTGCCCGACCGTGAGCGTGATATTTTCCACGTTAATGCAGAATCGCGCACCAAGAGCCGTGCCACGCGTCTTGTAAGTGAATATGAAAAGAAGTTGCTGGAGTGGATTAATGAGTAGAGATTATGCTCTGCATCCGCAATGTCTTGCCCGAACATCGAAACGAAACGGAAGTTTTGCCTAAATTTGGCTGCATATATTTCAACTATTTTTTTGAGTAATGTCACAGTTAGTCCCACCGCATATTGAAAAGTTGGAGCCATATAAGGCAGGACGCAGCATTGAAGACATCAAGCGGCGCTATGGGCTGAAAGAAGTCTACAAGTTAGCCTCCAATGAAAATCCGCTGGGCGTCTCTGAAAAAGTGGTAGCGGCAATGCAGCAAGCGCTGGGCAATGTGAACCGCTATGGCGATCCGCTATCTGTGGCATTGCGTCAGAAATTGGCAGAGCGCTTTCGTGTGAAGATTGATAATGTCATCGTTGGTGCAGGGTCAGAGGGAATTATGTCTAACATTATTCGAGCGTTTGTAAGCGACCGTGATGAATTGCTCACCTCTGAAAATACCTTCATCGGTTTTAAGGTGCTAGCCCAGTCGAAGGGCGCGCCCTTTATTCAAGTCCCAATGAAAGCGGGTTATCGGTTTGACCTAGATGCAATTGCAGATGCTATCACAGAGCAGACCAAAGTCATCTATCTCTGCAATCCAAACAACCCCACTGGCACTATTTTCACACGAGAGGAATTTGACCGATTCATCACACGTGTACCAGAGCGAGTGATTATCATTCTCGATGAAGCTTATTTTGAGTATGCGGCATTTGACCCTGTCTACCCCGATTCAATGTCGTATCGATACGATAATGTCATTACGCTACGCACCTTCTCGAAAGCATTTGGACTTGCAGGACTGCGCGTGGGATATGGCTTTGCGCACGAAAAGTTTATTACCAATCTTCTAAAAGTCAAGCTTCCCTTTGAGCCAAATTCTATTGCGCAGGCTGCAGCACTGGCATCCTTAGACGATGAAGCCTTCCTAAAAAAATCTGTTGAACTGAATCGAGAGGGCTACGCTACACTGACCCAAGCTTTAACTGAGCTTGGCTATGCATGGGTGCCATCGTGGGCGAATTTTGTGATGTTGGACCTCCAAACAGAAGAGCGCGTAAATGAGCTGGACGAGTTTCTGCTGCAAAATGGGGTAATTGCGCGCCCACTCAAGGCTTTCGGATTACCACATGCACTGCGCATCTCGATTGGTTTGCCTGAAGAAAATGCACGCTGTATTGAATTGCTGGAGAAATTTGCAAAACTGCACGCTGCGCATTCTGAAAATCTGTAAGCAACCAGAACTTGAGCGGCTGGACTTCACACCCGAAAGAGCAATTGGCGCAGGAAAGAGGGCTGATAAGCAAAGCTAATGCCAGCCACAGCTGCTATGTTTTTTCCTCAACTG is drawn from Chloroherpetonaceae bacterium and contains these coding sequences:
- a CDS encoding calcium/sodium antiporter; this translates as MSEILLWSVIFVLSLATLITAARFFTVAAEVVGLAFGMSRFAVGVIIVAIGTSLPELIAAIVAVIKDASEIVAGNVIGASVSNLFFVLAVAALFSKQTIQLGDAYILIDLNYMMGAVFLLSLMMLDGTVTLSEGVLGLAAYLAYMFYLFRESDTEKDILLDQPAEAGQARSTVSKKDVLILVLSAVLIYFGANYTIEALEHVAEGIGVSKAIISVTVLSIGTTLPEVVVSATAAMQDKGDIAVGNILGSCIFNSLAISGIASIVGAIHVPPELLRLPLPVFAAGTLLFYLLASYKNISRWEGVLFLIIYILFVLKVAGL
- a CDS encoding sugar phosphate nucleotidyltransferase gives rise to the protein MPEVKTDAGIRKAIIMAGGFGTRLRPLTINIPKPLVPMMQKPMMHHITNLLKAHGVKEITALLYFQPDAIRNYFGDGRKFGVKMNYIQSDADYGTAGSVRNAYEFIDERFIVISGDVLTDFDLSKALDFHIKRNAKATMILTRVKNPLAFGVVITEKDGRVSRFLEKPSWGEVFSDTINTGIYILEREVMDWIPYREEYDFSKDLFPKMLRENLGLYGYIAEGYWRDVGTLPEYQEAHLDCLHGRVNLDFYEGYEKITSGIYIHKTVKIDLDAVKLTGSVLIGKGAKIGRGVSLHNSVIGENVSIGDGASLNKTVVWNDTTIGKHTAIHLAVICSGVRIGNDVKIEEQVFIADKCVIGDGATIRSSIKIWPEKEIEAGAILTQSLIWESKWSRELFTASRITGLANIEISPEFAAKIGAAFGTILPEGATVTVSRDVDNVSRMVNRALIAGLLSAGISVNDLQATPIPITRHRLKNSAEFGGVHVRKSPFDKKLCDLIFFDKGGRDLPPAKTKSIERTFFGEDYRRASFDKVGKLNFPERALESYTDSFLKSIDIEAIKKSRLRVAIDYSYGAAATIFPSIIGSFGVDVISLNAFLDPSKFTRTAEEFFAAAERLSEVVVSLGYDIGFMLDGGAERIHVADEKGNFLEHQRLLTLITYLYLEVYPETKKIAVPITASMEVDDICRERNVQVVRTGDSHSELMRAVTADPEIGFVGGTKGGFIFPKFLFAVDGMFSAAKIMELIAKSKTRIGELAARMPERYFLVKRNVACPKDLKGKVMRKIMEDTAEHYRVLIDGVKIIYDNETSLLLLPDRERDIFHVNAESRTKSRATRLVSEYEKKLLEWINE
- a CDS encoding Rpn family recombination-promoting nuclease/putative transposase, translated to MKTDKLAYLWLQEMPEGLFALIGRDKRDAQNYEFRSVEVKELSARLDGVLLPKQTDLTYFVEFQFQRDNTFYARFYAQTLVYLRQHHITKWHAVIIYPTKSAEQESNEGYEELLAETRTTRIYLDKLPSAGELDAAVGAFKLVVEPDAKAAESARKLIERAPEKLDFIEKVLFYKFKNLTRKEILKMLGIREEFEEELKKTRAYQEILAEGREEGRKIGLKEGREEGLQQGLQQGLQQGLQQGLQQGLQQGLQQGLQQGALQAKLEMIPFLRELGLSDEVIANRLNLSLETVRSV
- a CDS encoding branched-chain amino acid transaminase encodes the protein MRKLEKIWMNGRLVDWDDAKVHVLSHVLHYGSSVFEGIRCYETEKGSAVLFLKEHLRRLYDSAKIYRTEIPFTQLELREAILETIRANGVSSCYIRPLVFRGEGALGVNPLKSNVDVAIAVWEWGSYLGDNAWEEGVDVCVSSWRRLAPNTIPTSAKAGGNYLNSQLIKMEALADGYAEGIALDINGYVAEGSGENIFLVRDGIIYTPLTAQSILPGITRRAVIELAREQGIEVKETLISRESLYVADEVFMTGTAAEITPIRSIDRYKIGTGERGEITKLLQARYYDIIKRGNDTRGWLTFVEPALATEASSALSKLPTHHRL
- a CDS encoding tRNA-(ms[2]io[6]A)-hydroxylase, translating into MTRFNLRDELPLQYATPKSWAERVLQNPLELLYDHAYLERKAATNALDLLNRWVEPACPHQWVQTLSHLAQDETSHLYIVSQLIARRSGTLPRTHRNLYARDLRSAVRTGQGRNEVLDRLLVAALIEARSCERFWLLAEVATDKDLQQLYRNLFASEAGHFKTFLKLAEMIADSESVQNRWQELLRLEAELIQAQPVQPTLHSGV
- the hisC gene encoding histidinol-phosphate transaminase, whose amino-acid sequence is MSQLVPPHIEKLEPYKAGRSIEDIKRRYGLKEVYKLASNENPLGVSEKVVAAMQQALGNVNRYGDPLSVALRQKLAERFRVKIDNVIVGAGSEGIMSNIIRAFVSDRDELLTSENTFIGFKVLAQSKGAPFIQVPMKAGYRFDLDAIADAITEQTKVIYLCNPNNPTGTIFTREEFDRFITRVPERVIIILDEAYFEYAAFDPVYPDSMSYRYDNVITLRTFSKAFGLAGLRVGYGFAHEKFITNLLKVKLPFEPNSIAQAAALASLDDEAFLKKSVELNREGYATLTQALTELGYAWVPSWANFVMLDLQTEERVNELDEFLLQNGVIARPLKAFGLPHALRISIGLPEENARCIELLEKFAKLHAAHSENL